In Streptomyces capitiformicae, one genomic interval encodes:
- a CDS encoding PQQ-binding-like beta-propeller repeat protein produces MDSRAGHAVSRRQVFRLAGTGLGLAVFGAGLVGCGPEDEVAVPGDSPTPGGDKNGDSFTTPPPGTAPKPLWQAAAANKDAAGTEALAVIGDLVLVAGDPLVGRDIASGKARWTRTGVTTPGAKLIVGGGTLYLASAEYDGDVVGLDPATGKETWRSRLGKEYEQPRPIAADDRHVYVLAGKLEKGFPTPDNVIAAIDTTSGKIAWREQRDTGTEEYGITASVIGERLVYTDFRKNLTVRDTATGRQLWTKKLSKSNYRHVALHKDLVILAEGRQLRALELAGGKERWSLATEEFSTFRDPYVLDGVLYASDTARGMWAVDPGTGKQIWHNEDLQESTQAWQFAKVGDTVYGATEFDKDGGVHAFDAKSGKLRWTYNDNTGNLQQWYVVAAGNRLAVMHGKRIYALPAV; encoded by the coding sequence GTGGACAGTCGTGCCGGGCACGCGGTGTCGCGGAGACAGGTATTCAGGCTGGCCGGAACAGGGCTGGGACTGGCCGTCTTCGGAGCCGGGCTCGTGGGGTGCGGTCCCGAGGACGAAGTGGCGGTGCCGGGCGACAGCCCGACGCCGGGCGGGGACAAGAACGGTGACAGCTTCACCACTCCGCCGCCGGGCACCGCACCCAAGCCACTGTGGCAGGCGGCTGCCGCGAACAAGGACGCGGCCGGTACCGAGGCGCTGGCGGTGATCGGGGACCTGGTCCTGGTCGCGGGCGACCCGCTGGTGGGACGCGACATCGCGAGCGGCAAGGCGAGGTGGACTCGAACCGGCGTCACCACGCCCGGCGCCAAACTCATCGTCGGCGGCGGGACGCTCTACCTCGCCAGCGCCGAGTACGACGGTGACGTGGTGGGTCTGGATCCGGCCACGGGCAAGGAGACCTGGCGCAGTCGCCTGGGCAAGGAGTACGAGCAGCCGCGCCCGATCGCGGCCGACGACCGTCACGTCTACGTCCTCGCCGGCAAGCTGGAGAAGGGCTTTCCGACGCCCGACAACGTGATCGCCGCCATCGACACCACCTCCGGCAAGATCGCCTGGCGTGAGCAGCGCGACACGGGGACCGAGGAGTACGGCATCACCGCATCGGTCATCGGTGAACGCCTCGTCTACACGGACTTCCGGAAGAACCTGACCGTCCGCGACACGGCGACGGGCCGACAGCTGTGGACCAAGAAGCTCAGCAAGTCCAACTACCGTCATGTCGCTCTGCACAAGGATCTGGTGATACTGGCGGAAGGCCGGCAGCTGCGAGCGCTCGAACTGGCCGGGGGCAAGGAACGCTGGTCGCTCGCCACGGAGGAGTTCAGCACGTTCAGAGACCCGTACGTCCTGGACGGCGTTCTCTACGCGTCCGACACCGCACGCGGCATGTGGGCGGTGGACCCCGGTACGGGCAAGCAGATCTGGCACAACGAGGATCTGCAGGAGTCGACTCAGGCTTGGCAGTTCGCCAAGGTGGGCGACACCGTTTACGGCGCGACCGAGTTCGACAAGGACGGCGGCGTGCACGCCTTCGACGCGAAGAGCGGAAAGCTGCGCTGGACCTACAACGACAACACGGGCAACCTCCAGCAGTGGTACGTGGTGGCGGCGGGCAACCGGCTGGCCGTGATGCACGGGAAGCGGATCTACGCGCTGCCCGCCGTGTGA
- a CDS encoding bifunctional FO biosynthesis protein CofGH: protein MTTSATSGTGPTDRPGGTGPTENAMRRALKRARDGVAIDVTEAAVLLQARGEALDDLVASAGRVRDAGLEEAGRPGVITYSKSVFIPLTRLCRDKCHYCTFVTVPGKLRRAGHGMFMSPDEVLDVARKGAALGCKEALITLGDKPEERWPEAREWLDAHGYDDTIAYVRAISIRILEETGLLPHLNPGVMSWTDFQRLKPVAPSMGMMLETTATRLWSEPGGPHYGSPDKEPAVRLRVLEDAGRSSVPFTSGILIGIGETYEERAESLFALRKVSRAYHGIQELIIQNFRAKPDTAMRGMPDAELDELVAAVAVARHIMGPAGCIQAPPNLVDSEYERLIGAGIDDWGGVSPLTIDHVNPERPWPQIEELTERSAAAGFELRERLCVYPEFVTRGEPWLDPRLLPHVRALADPETGLALPDAVVEGHPWQEPEEVFVAAGRTDLHSSIDTEGRTSDRRDDFDEVYGDWGALREAAAPGMAPERIDTDVRQALRVAADDPTRLSDAEALALLHADGPALDTLCEVADDVRRSAVGDDVTYIVTRNINFTNVCYTGCRFCAFAQRRTDADAYTLSLGQVADRAQQAWDVGAVEVCMQGGIHPDLPGTAYFDIAKAVKSRVPGMHVHAFSPMEVVNGATRTGMSIREWLGAAKEAGLDTIPGTAAEILDDEVRWVLTKGKLPTATWIEVVTTAHELGIRSSSTMMYGHVDQPRHWLGHLRTLAGIQQRTGGFTEFVTLPFIHTNAPVYLAGISRPGPTMRDNRAVTAMARLLLHPWIPNIQTSWVKLGAEGAAEMLRSGANDLGGTLMEETISRMAGSSYGSYKSVKDLIAVADAAGRPARPRTTLYGEVSEERQKAARLSDGHLPELLPVLE from the coding sequence ATGACGACTTCCGCGACCTCCGGCACCGGCCCCACCGACCGCCCCGGCGGCACCGGCCCGACGGAGAACGCCATGCGCCGCGCCCTCAAACGCGCCCGGGACGGCGTCGCCATCGACGTCACCGAGGCGGCCGTGCTGCTTCAGGCGCGCGGCGAGGCCCTGGACGACCTCGTCGCGTCCGCCGGCCGGGTGCGGGACGCGGGCCTTGAAGAGGCCGGCCGGCCCGGTGTCATCACGTACTCCAAGAGCGTGTTCATCCCGCTCACCCGGCTCTGTCGCGACAAGTGTCACTACTGCACGTTCGTCACCGTGCCGGGGAAGCTGCGGCGGGCCGGGCACGGGATGTTCATGTCGCCGGACGAGGTGCTCGATGTGGCCCGCAAGGGGGCCGCCCTCGGCTGCAAGGAGGCGCTGATCACCCTCGGCGACAAGCCCGAGGAACGCTGGCCGGAGGCGCGCGAGTGGCTCGACGCGCACGGATACGACGACACGATCGCGTATGTCCGGGCGATCTCGATCCGGATCCTGGAGGAGACGGGGCTGCTGCCTCATCTCAACCCGGGCGTGATGAGCTGGACGGACTTCCAGCGGCTCAAGCCCGTCGCGCCGAGCATGGGCATGATGCTGGAGACGACCGCGACGCGGTTGTGGTCCGAGCCCGGCGGTCCGCACTACGGCTCCCCGGACAAGGAGCCGGCCGTACGACTGCGGGTCCTGGAGGACGCGGGGCGGTCGTCCGTGCCGTTCACGTCCGGCATTCTCATCGGCATCGGAGAGACGTACGAGGAGCGCGCCGAGTCCCTCTTCGCCCTCCGGAAGGTCTCCCGCGCCTACCACGGCATCCAGGAGCTGATCATCCAGAACTTCCGCGCCAAGCCGGACACCGCGATGCGCGGTATGCCGGACGCGGAACTGGACGAACTGGTCGCGGCGGTGGCCGTCGCCCGGCACATCATGGGCCCGGCCGGCTGCATCCAGGCCCCGCCCAACCTCGTGGACAGCGAGTACGAACGCCTGATCGGCGCCGGGATCGACGACTGGGGCGGGGTGTCCCCGCTGACCATCGACCATGTGAACCCCGAGCGCCCCTGGCCGCAGATCGAGGAGCTGACGGAGCGGTCCGCGGCGGCCGGGTTCGAGCTGCGGGAACGGCTGTGCGTGTACCCGGAGTTCGTGACGCGCGGCGAGCCGTGGCTGGACCCGCGTCTGCTGCCGCATGTCCGGGCACTCGCCGACCCGGAGACGGGGCTGGCCCTGCCGGACGCGGTCGTCGAGGGGCACCCGTGGCAGGAGCCCGAGGAGGTGTTCGTCGCCGCCGGCCGTACGGATCTCCACTCCTCGATCGACACCGAGGGCCGTACGTCCGACCGCCGCGACGACTTCGACGAGGTCTACGGCGACTGGGGCGCCCTGCGTGAGGCGGCCGCCCCCGGCATGGCGCCGGAGCGCATCGACACCGATGTGCGGCAGGCGCTGCGGGTCGCCGCCGACGACCCGACCCGGCTGAGCGACGCCGAGGCGCTGGCGCTCCTGCACGCGGACGGGCCGGCGCTGGACACGCTGTGCGAGGTCGCGGACGACGTCCGCCGCTCGGCGGTCGGCGACGACGTCACGTACATCGTCACGCGGAACATCAACTTCACGAACGTCTGCTACACCGGATGCCGTTTCTGCGCCTTCGCCCAGCGGAGGACGGACGCGGACGCGTACACGCTCTCGCTGGGCCAGGTCGCCGACCGGGCGCAACAGGCCTGGGATGTCGGTGCTGTGGAGGTGTGTATGCAGGGGGGTATCCACCCCGACCTGCCCGGCACGGCGTACTTCGACATCGCGAAGGCGGTCAAGTCCCGCGTCCCCGGTATGCACGTGCACGCTTTCTCCCCGATGGAGGTGGTGAACGGCGCGACGAGGACCGGGATGTCCATCCGGGAGTGGCTGGGCGCGGCGAAGGAAGCGGGCCTCGACACCATCCCCGGCACGGCCGCCGAGATCCTCGACGACGAGGTGCGCTGGGTTCTGACGAAGGGCAAGCTCCCGACGGCGACGTGGATCGAGGTGGTGACCACGGCCCACGAGCTGGGCATCCGCTCGTCCTCCACCATGATGTACGGCCACGTGGACCAGCCCCGCCACTGGCTCGGCCACCTGCGCACGCTCGCCGGGATCCAGCAACGGACCGGCGGCTTCACGGAGTTCGTGACCCTGCCCTTCATCCACACCAACGCGCCCGTGTACCTGGCCGGCATCTCCCGCCCGGGCCCCACCATGCGCGACAACCGCGCGGTCACCGCCATGGCCCGACTCCTCCTGCACCCCTGGATCCCCAACATCCAGACCAGCTGGGTGAAGCTCGGCGCGGAGGGCGCGGCGGAGATGCTCCGGTCGGGTGCGAACGACCTCGGCGGCACGCTGATGGAAGAGACCATCTCCCGTATGGCGGGCTCGTCGTACGGCTCCTACAAGTCGGTGAAGGACCTGATCGCCGTCGCGGACGCGGCCGGGCGCCCGGCCAGGCCCCGCACGACCCTGTACGGCGAGGTTTCGGAGGAACGACAGAAGGCGGCACGGCTCTCCGACGGACATCTGCCGGAGCTGTTGCCCGTGTTGGAGTAG
- a CDS encoding immune inhibitor A domain-containing protein — protein MTSKPWTFRAAATGVALATAAATFTTVTVTTTQVAEAHTPAASTDHRDPAHAHAHTAHDHDLESPLSRTQAAQREEALKQVISGDTTVKDREGSKVVQLKSKKGDPKYVELGREKTDRIFTILAEFGDRTDSTYGGTPGPLHNQIAKPDRKKDNTKAWKADYNRKHYEQLLFGTGKKTESMKKYYEKQSSGRYSVEGEVGGWVKVPYNEARYGSNKCVPNTCIWQFVADGVTAWVAQQKAAGRTDAEIKTGLAKFDTWDRGDFDGDGDFNEPDGYIDHFQIVHAGEGEEADGGAQGEDAIWSHRWYAFNDDWDKTGPEGNKRGGAPIGDTGIWVGDYTVMPENGGLGVFAHEYGHDLGLPDHYDTSGKGNNSTGAWTLMSGGSWLGQSKTEIGDLPGDMTAWDKLQLGWLNYDKAKAGKQSTHKLGVAEYNTWDKQALVVELPKKRVKVEVVKPSEGSQQWWSGSADKLSNTLTRSVDLTGKTSAALTLDGWWDIEKGFDYLYTEVSTDGGATWTAVDGTADGQPISRDGDGKPALDGTTDGFKKLSYTLDAYAGRKIDLRFRYQTDQFVAQKGFVADRITVTADGSPLFSDNAETADPAWTAAGFSRFGGSYTTEHEQYYIAENRQYVSYDKALKLAISFTGPSWVERYPYQNGLLIWKWDTSQQDNNTSQHPGVGRLLPVDAHPKPLKWSNGKLASNDYQTHDSTFTLGRTDAFTLRWEKKDTLKVTSQKGVSTFNDRTHTYYDEKNPTGGVKITNTNTKIQIIEEAKDGSTVTIRVGPAGK, from the coding sequence GTGACCAGCAAACCCTGGACGTTCAGGGCCGCGGCGACCGGTGTGGCCCTCGCCACCGCCGCGGCGACGTTCACGACCGTCACCGTCACCACCACACAGGTCGCCGAAGCACACACTCCGGCCGCGTCCACGGATCACCGCGACCCGGCCCACGCCCACGCCCACACCGCACACGACCACGACCTCGAAAGCCCGCTGAGCAGGACGCAGGCCGCCCAGCGCGAGGAAGCCCTGAAGCAGGTCATATCCGGCGACACCACGGTCAAGGACCGTGAGGGCTCCAAGGTCGTACAGCTGAAGAGCAAGAAGGGCGACCCCAAGTACGTCGAGCTGGGCCGCGAGAAGACCGACAGGATCTTCACGATCCTGGCCGAGTTCGGCGACCGAACGGACAGCACCTACGGCGGAACGCCCGGCCCCCTGCACAACCAGATAGCCAAGCCGGACCGCAAGAAGGACAACACGAAGGCCTGGAAGGCCGACTACAACCGGAAGCACTACGAGCAGCTGCTCTTCGGCACGGGCAAGAAGACCGAGTCGATGAAGAAGTACTACGAGAAGCAGTCCTCGGGCCGCTACTCGGTCGAGGGCGAGGTCGGGGGCTGGGTCAAGGTCCCCTACAACGAGGCCCGTTACGGCTCCAACAAGTGCGTGCCCAACACCTGTATCTGGCAGTTCGTCGCGGACGGCGTCACCGCCTGGGTGGCGCAGCAGAAGGCTGCCGGGCGCACGGACGCCGAGATCAAGACGGGCCTGGCGAAGTTCGACACCTGGGACCGCGGCGACTTCGACGGCGACGGCGACTTCAACGAGCCCGACGGCTACATCGACCACTTCCAGATCGTGCACGCTGGTGAGGGCGAGGAGGCCGACGGGGGAGCGCAGGGCGAGGACGCCATCTGGTCCCACCGCTGGTACGCGTTCAACGACGACTGGGACAAGACCGGCCCCGAGGGCAACAAGCGCGGTGGCGCCCCGATCGGCGACACCGGCATCTGGGTCGGCGACTACACGGTCATGCCGGAGAACGGCGGCCTCGGTGTCTTCGCCCACGAGTACGGCCACGACCTCGGCCTGCCGGACCACTACGACACCAGCGGCAAGGGCAACAACTCCACCGGAGCCTGGACCCTGATGTCGGGCGGCTCCTGGCTCGGCCAGAGCAAGACCGAGATCGGTGACCTGCCCGGCGACATGACCGCCTGGGACAAGCTGCAGCTCGGCTGGCTGAACTACGACAAGGCGAAGGCCGGCAAGCAGTCCACACACAAGCTGGGTGTCGCCGAGTACAACACCTGGGACAAGCAGGCCCTCGTGGTCGAGCTGCCCAAGAAGCGGGTAAAGGTCGAGGTCGTGAAGCCCTCGGAGGGTTCGCAGCAGTGGTGGAGCGGCAGCGCCGACAAGCTGTCCAACACGCTGACCCGTTCCGTGGACCTGACCGGCAAGACCTCCGCGGCGCTGACGCTCGACGGCTGGTGGGACATCGAGAAGGGTTTCGACTACCTCTACACCGAGGTCTCGACCGACGGTGGCGCCACCTGGACCGCGGTCGACGGCACCGCCGACGGCCAGCCGATCAGCCGTGACGGCGACGGCAAGCCGGCCCTGGACGGCACGACGGACGGCTTCAAGAAGCTGTCGTACACCCTGGACGCCTACGCGGGCCGGAAGATCGACCTGCGCTTCCGCTACCAGACCGACCAGTTCGTGGCCCAGAAGGGTTTCGTGGCCGACCGGATCACGGTCACGGCCGACGGCTCGCCCCTCTTCTCGGACAACGCCGAGACCGCCGACCCCGCCTGGACGGCAGCCGGCTTCTCCCGCTTCGGCGGCTCCTACACCACGGAGCACGAGCAGTACTACATCGCCGAGAACCGCCAGTACGTGTCGTACGACAAGGCCCTCAAGCTCGCGATCAGCTTCACGGGCCCGAGCTGGGTGGAGCGCTACCCCTACCAGAACGGCCTGCTGATCTGGAAGTGGGACACCTCGCAGCAGGACAACAACACCAGCCAGCACCCCGGTGTCGGCCGGCTGCTGCCGGTCGACGCCCACCCGAAGCCCCTGAAGTGGTCCAACGGCAAGCTGGCGTCGAACGACTACCAGACGCACGACTCGACCTTCACCCTCGGCCGCACGGACGCTTTCACGCTGCGCTGGGAAAAGAAGGACACGCTGAAGGTCACGTCGCAGAAGGGCGTGTCGACCTTCAACGACCGCACCCACACCTACTACGACGAGAAGAACCCCACGGGCGGCGTCAAGATCACCAACACCAACACCAAGATCCAGATCATCGAGGAGGCCAAGGACGGCTCCACGGTCACGATCCGGGTGGGCCCCGCGGGGAAGTAA
- a CDS encoding LLM class F420-dependent oxidoreductase, with amino-acid sequence MRISVTVFLTDETITPTRLARELEQRGFAGLYVPEHTHIPVERTTPYPAGGELPREYGRTLDPFVALGQAAAVTERLGLGTGITLVAQHDPIDLAKQIATVDHLSGGRLTLGLGYGWNVEEAVDHGVDWRTRRELVRDRMALMRALWAEEPTAYEGEFGSVRASFAYPKPVRKPRGPVVGPRTLIGGAAGPKLFAHICEYADGWLPIGGRGLSESLPVLRAAWAEAGRPPEALQVVPYAVHPSAGKLAYYAELGIEEVVVQLPPAGEAEILGVLDSYGAFLG; translated from the coding sequence ATGCGCATCTCCGTGACCGTCTTCCTCACCGACGAGACCATCACCCCCACCCGGCTCGCCCGTGAGCTGGAGCAGCGGGGCTTCGCCGGGCTCTACGTCCCCGAGCACACGCACATCCCTGTCGAGCGGACGACGCCGTACCCGGCCGGGGGTGAGCTGCCGCGCGAGTACGGCCGTACCCTCGACCCCTTCGTCGCGCTCGGCCAGGCCGCCGCCGTCACCGAGCGGCTGGGGCTCGGCACCGGCATCACGCTCGTCGCCCAGCACGACCCGATCGACCTCGCGAAGCAGATCGCGACCGTGGACCACCTCTCCGGGGGCCGCCTCACCCTCGGCCTCGGCTACGGCTGGAACGTGGAGGAGGCCGTCGACCACGGGGTCGACTGGCGTACCCGGCGTGAGCTGGTGCGGGACCGGATGGCGTTGATGCGGGCGCTGTGGGCGGAGGAGCCGACGGCGTACGAGGGGGAGTTCGGGAGTGTGCGGGCGAGTTTCGCGTACCCCAAGCCGGTGCGGAAGCCGCGAGGGCCGGTGGTGGGACCGCGCACGCTGATCGGTGGGGCGGCCGGGCCGAAGCTGTTCGCGCACATCTGCGAGTACGCGGACGGGTGGCTGCCGATCGGGGGGCGGGGGTTGTCCGAGTCGCTGCCGGTGCTGCGGGCGGCGTGGGCCGAGGCGGGCCGGCCCCCAGAGGCACTTCAGGTCGTTCCGTACGCGGTGCATCCGAGTGCGGGCAAGCTGGCGTACTACGCGGAACTGGGGATCGAGGAGGTGGTGGTGCAGCTGCCTCCGGCGGGGGAGGCCGAGATCCTGGGGGTGTTGGACTCCTACGGTGCGTTCTTGGGGTGA
- a CDS encoding CehA/McbA family metallohydrolase: MCDEHSDGSDGRDGNTLGRRALFVTSAAAALTLGSVTFGTSGVEAADGNQETKTIRGTLPTGSPDFVYLPVEVPGGVRELKVSYTYERPTVPAGTAGNALDIGIFDERGTDLGGKGFRGWSGGARTEFFIRADDATPGYIPGPVRPGTWHIALGPYTVAPRGLPYEITIMLTYGQPGKQVKPVYPPERAKGRGRAWYRGDCHLHTWYSDGRRTTAEIAALARAAGLDFINSSEHNTQSAHAHWAEHAGDDLLILLGEEVTTRNGHVVALGTDPGTFVDWRYRARDNRFGKYAREIRRAGGLVVPAHPHATCIGCNWKFGFGEADAVEVWNGAYSPEDEVALADWDGMLVAAVREGRRDWIPAMGNSDAHRDPDPVGRPQTVVLADDLTRDAIQEGLRTGRSYVAESKDVSVTFTASGTRGEHAGIGERLKVAPDTPVTVRLEATGAPDCTIRFVTDQGVLFTSPALPASGTGSAQWRTTASYAAYVRAEVRHPPVITGFPGPMAAFTNPIFLGRS, encoded by the coding sequence ATGTGCGACGAGCACAGCGACGGCAGCGACGGACGTGACGGAAACACACTCGGAAGGCGCGCGCTGTTCGTGACGTCGGCGGCGGCCGCGCTTACGTTGGGGAGCGTGACCTTCGGTACGAGCGGCGTCGAGGCCGCGGACGGCAACCAGGAGACGAAGACCATCCGGGGCACGCTCCCCACGGGCTCCCCCGACTTCGTCTATCTGCCCGTCGAAGTGCCTGGCGGGGTAAGGGAGTTGAAGGTCTCGTACACCTATGAGAGACCGACCGTCCCCGCCGGCACCGCCGGCAACGCGCTGGACATCGGCATCTTCGACGAACGCGGCACCGACCTCGGCGGCAAGGGCTTCCGGGGCTGGTCGGGCGGCGCGCGCACGGAGTTCTTCATCCGGGCGGACGACGCCACCCCGGGCTACATCCCGGGCCCCGTCCGCCCCGGCACGTGGCACATCGCGCTGGGCCCGTACACGGTGGCGCCGCGGGGACTGCCGTACGAGATCACGATCATGCTCACGTACGGCCAACCCGGCAAGCAGGTGAAGCCCGTCTACCCGCCGGAGCGGGCGAAGGGCCGGGGCCGGGCCTGGTACCGGGGCGACTGCCATCTGCACACCTGGTACTCCGACGGCCGCCGCACCACCGCCGAGATCGCGGCGCTCGCGCGGGCCGCAGGCCTCGACTTCATCAACTCCTCCGAGCACAACACCCAGTCGGCGCACGCCCATTGGGCCGAGCACGCGGGCGACGACCTCCTCATCCTGCTGGGCGAGGAGGTGACCACGAGGAACGGCCATGTGGTGGCCCTCGGCACCGACCCCGGCACCTTCGTCGACTGGCGCTACCGGGCCCGGGACAACCGGTTCGGCAAGTACGCCCGGGAGATCCGCCGCGCCGGGGGCCTGGTGGTCCCCGCCCACCCGCACGCCACCTGCATCGGCTGCAACTGGAAGTTCGGCTTCGGCGAGGCGGACGCGGTGGAGGTCTGGAACGGCGCGTACTCGCCCGAGGACGAGGTGGCTCTCGCCGACTGGGACGGCATGCTGGTCGCGGCCGTGCGCGAGGGCCGCCGGGACTGGATACCGGCGATGGGCAACAGCGACGCCCACCGTGACCCCGACCCCGTGGGCCGCCCCCAGACGGTCGTCCTGGCCGACGACCTGACGAGGGACGCCATCCAGGAGGGACTGCGGACCGGCCGCTCGTACGTCGCCGAGTCGAAGGACGTGTCCGTCACCTTCACCGCCTCCGGCACGCGCGGCGAACACGCGGGCATCGGCGAGCGGTTGAAGGTGGCCCCCGACACCCCGGTCACGGTCCGCCTGGAGGCGACGGGCGCCCCCGACTGCACGATCCGCTTCGTCACCGACCAGGGCGTCCTGTTCACCTCGCCCGCGCTCCCGGCCTCGGGCACCGGCTCGGCTCAGTGGCGTACGACGGCCTCGTACGCGGCGTACGTCCGCGCCGAGGTCCGCCATCCACCGGTCATCACGGGCTTCCCGGGCCCGATGGCGGCCTTCACGAACCCGATCTTCCTGGGGCGCAGCTAG